A region of Petrotoga miotherma DSM 10691 DNA encodes the following proteins:
- a CDS encoding ABC transporter substrate-binding protein, translating to MKKKFFFVVSIFLLFSSIFFGQLAGNIPRDETLIAESTAGRVTAPSRFNVWINASTWPQRGIQQVMLEPLWMNEQALGEIINSLAAEGPIYNEDFTQMTIKLRKGCYWSDGVEITADDIVYGIELTMKTPGMAYHDQFELYIDKVYKTDDYTVLIELKEPNSRFHANFVDRWGAWRPFPKHIFEKVEDPLTFDFNPPISSGPYVLKDYDPAGYWTLWEKREDWDRTPNGMLFGEPKPKNVLFYYYGTAEMRVIQQSNHQLDVAYFTPESLRAVINQNEYSRPYNPNYPWIVNIDPCTTGITLNNDVYPYNIKDVRWALTLAIDIVDAAAIAYDGAVVMASMLLPPTPAYQEWYYEPMEEWLRNFTLDIEVDGEPFKPYDPNAPLRLAEYARSRGYDVPDDPEEIRELFGPGWWKYAPDVAEQLLERNGFTRDKNGKWLLPDGTAWEITILAATDPAKADNKNPIAVAQQWRKFGIEVNVETNEAHGDLTSLGDYQASGGWPAMEPWGGHPDLHRTFNVWHSQYYKPIGERAVGNGATSRWTDPRMDEIIEEMEKLDWDDPRNIELGMEGLKILVEEMPSIPTFIHPLFLVYDEYYWTNWPSPDNLYTQPCHCFPNFKYMLPFLEPTGRK from the coding sequence ATGAAGAAAAAGTTTTTTTTCGTTGTATCGATATTTTTGCTTTTTAGTAGTATATTTTTTGGTCAACTTGCTGGGAACATTCCTCGTGATGAAACACTGATAGCTGAAAGTACTGCAGGAAGGGTAACGGCACCTTCTAGATTTAATGTTTGGATAAATGCTTCAACATGGCCTCAAAGAGGAATACAGCAGGTGATGTTAGAACCATTATGGATGAACGAACAAGCTCTAGGTGAAATTATTAACTCTCTTGCCGCGGAAGGTCCAATCTACAACGAAGACTTTACACAGATGACAATCAAGTTAAGAAAAGGGTGCTATTGGAGTGATGGTGTTGAAATTACTGCAGATGATATTGTCTACGGTATTGAACTAACCATGAAAACCCCTGGAATGGCTTACCATGATCAGTTTGAACTTTACATTGACAAAGTTTACAAAACAGATGATTATACAGTTCTAATTGAATTGAAAGAACCCAACTCCCGATTCCACGCTAATTTTGTAGACAGATGGGGAGCATGGAGGCCTTTCCCAAAACATATTTTTGAAAAAGTAGAGGATCCTTTGACCTTTGATTTCAACCCTCCGATAAGCAGTGGTCCATATGTTTTGAAAGATTATGATCCTGCTGGTTATTGGACACTTTGGGAAAAGAGGGAAGACTGGGATAGGACCCCAAATGGAATGTTGTTTGGTGAACCAAAACCAAAAAACGTACTCTTCTATTACTATGGTACAGCTGAAATGAGAGTGATACAGCAATCCAACCACCAATTAGATGTAGCCTATTTTACACCAGAAAGTTTAAGAGCTGTGATAAATCAAAATGAATATTCTCGACCTTACAATCCAAATTATCCATGGATTGTTAATATAGACCCTTGTACTACAGGAATAACGTTAAATAATGATGTATATCCATACAACATAAAAGATGTAAGATGGGCATTGACTTTAGCTATAGATATTGTAGATGCGGCTGCTATTGCATATGACGGTGCTGTAGTTATGGCTAGTATGCTCCTCCCTCCTACTCCTGCATATCAAGAATGGTACTATGAACCTATGGAAGAATGGTTGAGAAACTTTACTCTAGACATAGAAGTTGATGGAGAACCATTTAAACCATATGATCCTAACGCTCCTTTACGCCTTGCTGAATATGCTAGAAGCCGAGGATATGATGTACCTGATGATCCTGAAGAAATTAGAGAATTATTTGGGCCAGGATGGTGGAAATACGCACCTGATGTAGCGGAACAACTGTTAGAAAGAAATGGATTTACAAGAGATAAAAATGGCAAATGGTTGTTACCAGACGGTACAGCTTGGGAAATTACAATATTAGCTGCTACTGACCCTGCTAAAGCTGATAACAAAAATCCTATAGCCGTAGCTCAGCAGTGGAGAAAATTTGGGATAGAAGTTAATGTTGAGACTAATGAAGCACATGGAGACTTGACAAGTTTGGGTGATTATCAAGCTTCTGGTGGTTGGCCTGCAATGGAACCATGGGGTGGGCATCCGGATTTGCATCGTACTTTTAATGTCTGGCATTCGCAATATTATAAGCCCATCGGAGAGCGAGCTGTCGGTAACGGAGCTACTTCTAGGTGGACAGATCCAAGGATGGATGAAATCATCGAAGAAATGGAAAAGTTGGATTGGGATGATCCAAGAAATATTGAGCTCGGAATGGAAGGGTTAAAAATACTTGTAGAAGAAATGCCTTCCATACCAACCTTTATTCATCCTTTGTTTTTGGTATATGATGAATATTATTGGACCAATTGGCCAAGCCCTGATAATTTGTATACTCAGCCTTGCCATTGTTTTCCAAACTTCAAATACATGCTCCCCTTCCTTGAACCAACAGGGAGAAAATAA
- a CDS encoding galactokinase, translating to MDLLNTFQEIYGVSKKQVQRFFSPGRINLIGEHIDYNGGYVLPVAINLGINGLMNLRDDNLIYLKSMDFPNEVKVDLNKGVDYRKEDSWGNYAKGVIKFLLEDGFPLKGCNILIKGELPNGAGLSSSAALEVLIGFMLLSQNQTPEEIDRTYLALLGQRVENKFIGVNSGIMDQFVIANAKKDQALLLDTQNLTYEYIPCYLDGYSLIIMNTNKRRELASSQYNQRRKECESALEKINQVKEVKVDNLCQCNVKDLEFLDNEIELKRARHVITENQRVIQASKLLKNNDIEGFGALLIQSHNSLKNDYEVTGFELDTIVDEALKIKGCVGARMTGAGFGGCAIALVEKSQVKTFKDQVSKSYYEKTMIEPFFYETTIEDGVKILKN from the coding sequence ATGGATTTACTAAATACTTTTCAAGAAATCTACGGAGTCAGTAAAAAACAAGTACAAAGGTTCTTCTCTCCAGGAAGAATAAATCTGATAGGCGAACATATAGACTACAATGGAGGATATGTATTACCGGTAGCTATAAACCTTGGTATAAATGGCTTAATGAATTTGAGGGACGATAATTTAATCTACCTAAAATCTATGGACTTTCCCAACGAAGTAAAAGTAGATCTAAATAAGGGAGTGGATTATAGAAAGGAAGACAGTTGGGGGAACTATGCAAAAGGAGTTATAAAGTTTTTATTAGAAGATGGATTCCCCTTGAAGGGATGTAATATTCTGATTAAAGGAGAACTTCCAAATGGAGCTGGCCTTTCATCTTCTGCAGCTTTGGAAGTACTTATTGGATTCATGCTCTTATCTCAAAATCAAACCCCTGAAGAAATTGATAGAACATACCTTGCCCTCTTAGGGCAAAGGGTTGAAAATAAATTTATTGGTGTGAACTCTGGAATAATGGATCAATTTGTAATAGCAAATGCAAAGAAAGATCAAGCTTTACTGCTTGATACCCAAAACCTAACTTATGAATATATACCTTGTTATTTAGACGGGTATTCTCTGATTATTATGAATACAAACAAAAGAAGAGAGCTCGCTTCGTCTCAATACAACCAAAGAAGAAAAGAATGTGAAAGTGCTTTAGAAAAAATAAATCAAGTGAAAGAAGTAAAGGTCGATAATTTATGCCAGTGTAATGTAAAAGATCTCGAATTTCTTGATAATGAAATAGAGCTAAAAAGAGCAAGGCACGTAATAACAGAAAATCAAAGGGTTATTCAAGCTTCTAAATTATTAAAAAACAACGATATTGAAGGTTTTGGAGCTCTTTTAATCCAATCCCATAATTCCTTGAAAAATGATTATGAAGTGACAGGTTTTGAACTAGATACAATTGTTGACGAAGCTCTAAAAATCAAAGGCTGTGTGGGAGCTAGAATGACGGGAGCAGGATTTGGTGGGTGTGCCATTGCTTTGGTGGAAAAAAGTCAGGTAAAAACTTTCAAGGATCAAGTTTCCAAGAGTTATTATGAAAAAACCATGATAGAGCCATTCTTTTACGAAACAACAATCGAAGATGGAGTAAAAATTCTCAAAAACTAA